A stretch of bacterium DNA encodes these proteins:
- a CDS encoding laccase domain-containing protein: protein MIESKVFVSVPRLIHGFGVGPCEIDDMVGPEMRVFETDQMHGKRVVRLEDVRGEGVVEADAFITNEPGIVCHVRSAD from the coding sequence ATGATCGAATCAAAAGTTTTTGTCTCGGTTCCTCGCCTCATCCATGGCTTTGGCGTAGGGCCGTGCGAGATAGACGACATGGTGGGTCCCGAGATGCGCGTCTTTGAGACTGATCAGATGCACGGGAAGCGCGTGGTGCGCCTGGAGGATGTGAGAGGGGAAGGGGTTGTCGAGGCAGATGCGTTTATCACAAATGAACCGGGGATTGTTTGCCATGTGCGTTCTGCAGAC